A window of Conger conger chromosome 13, fConCon1.1, whole genome shotgun sequence contains these coding sequences:
- the trappc6bl gene encoding trafficking protein particle complex subunit 6B, like has protein sequence MADDALFEFLHMEMVAHVYKEQASRAETEQERTTCVSILEGMGFRVGQGLIERITKDTPGFKDDLDIMKFICKDFWISMFRKQIDNLRTNHQGTYVLQDNKFALLTQLSNGKQYMEEAPKYLAYSCGLVRGALCNLGMDCVVTAEVSTMPSCKFQVVIQKT, from the exons ATGGCCGATGACGCACTGTTTGAGTTTCTGCACATGGAAATGGTGGCTCACGTTTACAAGGAGCAGGCTTCTCGGGCAGAGACGGAACAG gAGAGAACTACTTGTGTATCAATTTTGGAAGGCATGGGATTCAGAGTTGGACAAGGACTAATAGAAAG GATTACGAAGGACACGCCCGGGTTCAAAGATGACCTGGACATCATGAAGTTTATCTGTAAAGACTTTTGGATAAGCATGTTCCGGAAACAGATTGACAATCTGAGGACAAACCATCAG GGAACGTACGTGCTACAAGACAACAAGTTTGCCCTTCTCACCCAGTTGTCCAATGGGAAGCAGTACATGGAGGAAGCTCCCAAA TATCTGGCTTACTCCTGTGGTCTGGTGAGGGGCGCCCTGTGCAACCTGGGCATGGACTGTGTGGTGACAGCAGAGGTCTCCACGATGCCTTCCT gtAAATTCCAGGTTGTGATTCAGAAAACATAA